One Caldibacillus debilis DSM 16016 genomic window carries:
- a CDS encoding helix-turn-helix domain-containing protein, with amino-acid sequence MRQWIEGYITGKQAAELLSLSLRQVYRLKKRVLEEDENGVIHKNRGRKPAHALSEDIRQKILNLRQSE; translated from the coding sequence ATTCGTCAATGGATCGAAGGGTATATCACGGGAAAACAAGCTGCCGAATTGTTATCGCTAAGTCTTCGTCAGGTTTATCGCCTCAAAAAACGAGTCCTTGAGGAGGATGAAAACGGAGTCATTCACAAAAACCGGGGGCGAAAACCTGCACATGCCTTATCCGAAGACATCCGGCAAAAAATCCTGAATCTCCGCCAAAGTGAAA